ATGCCGGACGGCTCGTCCACCGCGTACACCCGGCTGTCCTCGTCGGCGAGTCGCGCGCCGTCGTCGCGCAGCATGCGCAGCACGCGCGTCCGCTCCGCCGGGTCGAGCGCGTCGCGGCGCCCGTTGCCGGCGTGCCGCCGGCTGCGGCGCGCGAACTCCGACAGCGGCATCGGCCGGTCGAGCTTGCGCGCCGACGTGAAGATGGCCGACGCCGACCGGATGAACTTGCGCCCCGACTCGATGATACGCGGCGCGCCGGTGCGGGCCGGCGGTTCGGCCGCAATCTGTTCCGGTCGCAACTGGCCGGTGGCCAGCGCGGCGGCGGCCGCCGCGTCGCTCGGGCAATCGACGACCTCGGGCACGAACCGGCGCACGAACTCGTCGCTCTTGCCGAGCTGGTGCTGGTGCGGCCGCTGGACGAACTGGACGCCGAGCTTCTCGAGCCACTTGACCGGCGGGTCGGCGCCGATGAGTACGAACGCACCCTGGCACGGGTAGCGCTTGTGCGAGCCGTCGTGGAACCGCAACGTGACGAAGTCCGGCCCGAACTCGGCGACCTGCGTCTGGAACTTGACCTTGACTCGGCGCTGCGCGGCGTACGACGCGATCGCTTCCTTGTTCTTGGGCTGCGCGCGCGAAAACTGGCGGCCGCGGTACGACAGCAACACCTTCGCGCCCGCATCGGCGAGCGCCATCGCCGCTTCGAGCGCGCTGTCGCCGCCGCCGACGACGGTCACCGCCCGGCCCGCCCAGTCGTCCGGGTCCTCGAGCAGCGAAAACACGTGGGGCTGGTTCTCGCCGGGCACGCCCAGCGTGCGCGGTTTGCCGCGCAGCCCGGTCGCGAGCACGACCCGCTGGGCGCGGTACTGGGCGACCGTCGTGCGCACGTCGAACGTGCCATCGGCGCGGCGCTGGACTTGCTCGACCGCCTCGCCGAGGCGGACGCGCAGGCCGACGCGTTCGACCAGGTCCTGCCACAACCCGACCAACTCCTCCTTGGTCGAGTCGAACACCGGCAAAAACGAATAGTTCGCGACGTCGTACGGCTCGGCCATCACGAGCTTGCCCTTCGGATAGCGCGCGACCGTCGACGCGATCATCTGTTCCTTTTCGAGCACGACGTAGCTCAGCCCGCGATGGACGCAAGTGAGCGCGGCCGACAGTCCGCCCGGCCCCGAGCCGACGATGCAGACGTCGACGACCGACACGTCCGACGCGTCGGAGCCCTCGGCGCGCCGGGGCGCGCTCGGCCGCAGCCCCTGCTGCACCATGTGCTCGACCACGCCGCGGCCGAGATTGGCCGCGTTCTTGACCAGCGGCTTGCCGGCCACTTCGCCGATGAGGTACTGGCCCGGCACGGCCGTCTGGAACGCGCTGTCGAGTTCGGGCATCGTCAGCGGCGGCGGCTCGGTGCCCTCGGGGTGCATCACCAGCGCCTCGGTCGGGCACGCCCACATGCACTGCTCGCACTGGATGCAGTCCTGGAACCGGACCACCCGGCTCTTGTTGTCGATCAGGTCGAGCACGTTCGTCGGGCACACCGCGACGCAGGCGTCGCAACCGGTGCAGCGGTCGTCGTTGATGCTGTGAACGAGGATGCGGGCGGCGCGGGCCGGCGGCTGCGATGCCGCGAGCCGCTGCCGCCGCGCCGTCACCGCCGACACGCTCGCCATGACCGCGAGAGCCAACCCGCCGAGCAGCAATGGGACCAACAGGGCCACGGGGTAGAACCAAAGCAATTGCGGTGCCGGGACAACCTCCTGTCCTATCAATGGGTTACGACTCCGTGATCCGGGGACAGGAATCCCAGGATCGGGTCCGCTGACCATGTACGAAAAGGTGCGCCGACCGCGCCACCGGCGCGGCGTAGGTTTCGCGCGCGGGGGCCGCGCGGGCCGCCGGGAGCCGCCGGCGCGGCTCGGGCGGCGCGGGCGCCGGGAGCCGCCGGCGCGGCTCGGGCGGTGCGGGCGCCGGGAGCCGCCGGCGCGGCTCGGGTGGCGCGGGCGCCGGCCCTTGCCTCCCGCGAGTGGGCCGTGGTAGATCGCGCCGACTTCACACGGCGTTCGAGGGCACGGGCCGTGGTGGCGCACGCGCCGCTTCCCGCGCTCGACGACGGCGCCGGACGACCAACGGAGACATCACAATGGAACTGCAAGACACCGTCGCCGACGGCGACAACCCCATCTCCATGCGCCAGCTGCTCGAAGCGGGCGTCCACTTCGGGCACAACACGGGGCGATGGAACCCGAAGATGGCGCGATACATCTTCGGCGCGCGCAACGGGATCCACATCATCGACCTGCAGCACACGGTCGGCCTGTTCAAACGCGCGT
This sequence is a window from Deltaproteobacteria bacterium. Protein-coding genes within it:
- a CDS encoding 4Fe-4S dicluster domain-containing protein; protein product: MVSGPDPGIPVPGSRSRNPLIGQEVVPAPQLLWFYPVALLVPLLLGGLALAVMASVSAVTARRQRLAASQPPARAARILVHSINDDRCTGCDACVAVCPTNVLDLIDNKSRVVRFQDCIQCEQCMWACPTEALVMHPEGTEPPPLTMPELDSAFQTAVPGQYLIGEVAGKPLVKNAANLGRGVVEHMVQQGLRPSAPRRAEGSDASDVSVVDVCIVGSGPGGLSAALTCVHRGLSYVVLEKEQMIASTVARYPKGKLVMAEPYDVANYSFLPVFDSTKEELVGLWQDLVERVGLRVRLGEAVEQVQRRADGTFDVRTTVAQYRAQRVVLATGLRGKPRTLGVPGENQPHVFSLLEDPDDWAGRAVTVVGGGDSALEAAMALADAGAKVLLSYRGRQFSRAQPKNKEAIASYAAQRRVKVKFQTQVAEFGPDFVTLRFHDGSHKRYPCQGAFVLIGADPPVKWLEKLGVQFVQRPHQHQLGKSDEFVRRFVPEVVDCPSDAAAAAALATGQLRPEQIAAEPPARTGAPRIIESGRKFIRSASAIFTSARKLDRPMPLSEFARRSRRHAGNGRRDALDPAERTRVLRMLRDDGARLADEDSRVYAVDEPSGIEHGWNDPSPVPDWDQSSPFSKGSPAPEQAPLHLPPDELAVDGAPIAPREALIVGLAKAHKRAGTPRARRRSPAPAPRRRIHDDPTVQVDALPDDVLASAARAPTHDDPTVFALPAAPQPPPRFAVDDFDEATRAVDIDPNALLAAAERPRGRAAAGPAVIEDEPTAMADLSQLAATAAAPERPRRAFLPVKTISDVEFDFDE